The following coding sequences are from one Phycisphaeraceae bacterium window:
- a CDS encoding serine/threonine protein kinase, with translation MATHDHTTIPNPGEPRRTGPRAAEPIDSLVGQTIGVYHVIGALGEGGFGAVYLAEQSQPVRRRVALKVIRAGMDSRSVLARFEAEQQALALMDHSGVAKVFDAGVTPPSLGARPFFVMEYVKGVPITAFCASEHLGLDERVALMIQVCAAVQHAHMKGVIHRDLKPSNILVELEDDRPHATIIDFGVAKALSHRLSDTTLYTEQGQMIGTLEYMAPEQARGTAVDVDTRSDVYSLGAILYELLSGHTPLDSAALRSAGYREAQRLIEEQQPARPSERVTRAATVAPGATLPGDSQALSRSLRGDLDWIVMKCLEKERSRRYDSASALARDLERFLRNEPVEAGPPSAAYRASKFIRRHRAAVATALIVAGAVLAAVAGTSWGLAWALRERERAETQAAAAEKARDEAEAVTAFLSNMLDSVDPAQHGKDVRVREVLDKASLTIGTEMADRPLVESRLRQTIGNSYRSLGMYDQAELHLPIAAEIRKRELGESDPATVQVIANVAGLRHQQGNYAEAEAVSLRALDALKRAGRENDPVALGLMNNLAQTYSRQGRLAEAMELQQRTAQLYEETRGPDHADTLGAMVNLALLHESLGQSARAEAVLLKAVEGWTRAFGPSHPGTLLAQNNLGTLYMATRRPDKAEPLLRLVVRERARVLGEEHPDTARAMINLGLALWRLSRVDESARVYEQAWDAAAKSLGETHEDTLTVALNLMSAYETQGWPASTAARSARLVAALKAVIKRPDATPAQFNSCAWILLTVQPESLRDPAAALHASKRACDGERAAGGPDLWQYLDTRALAQSRTGDHAGAATTQREAISLIPEQGEAYRAEMQERLEQFEAAAGKRD, from the coding sequence GTGGCGACCCACGACCATACAACAATCCCCAACCCCGGCGAGCCGCGCCGCACCGGCCCGCGCGCCGCGGAGCCGATCGACTCGCTCGTGGGCCAGACGATCGGCGTCTACCACGTCATCGGAGCCCTCGGCGAGGGTGGTTTCGGCGCCGTCTACCTCGCGGAACAGAGCCAGCCCGTGCGCCGGCGCGTGGCGCTCAAGGTGATCCGCGCCGGCATGGACAGCCGCTCGGTCCTCGCGCGGTTCGAGGCCGAGCAGCAGGCCCTCGCCCTCATGGACCACTCCGGCGTGGCCAAGGTCTTCGACGCCGGCGTCACCCCCCCGTCCCTCGGCGCCCGCCCCTTCTTCGTCATGGAGTACGTGAAGGGCGTCCCCATCACCGCCTTCTGCGCCAGCGAGCACCTCGGCCTCGACGAGCGCGTCGCCCTCATGATCCAGGTCTGCGCCGCGGTGCAGCACGCCCACATGAAGGGCGTCATCCACCGCGACCTCAAGCCCAGCAACATCCTCGTCGAGCTCGAGGACGACCGCCCCCACGCGACGATCATCGACTTCGGCGTCGCCAAGGCCCTCAGCCACCGGCTCTCCGATACCACGCTCTACACCGAGCAGGGGCAGATGATCGGCACGCTGGAGTACATGGCCCCCGAGCAGGCCCGCGGCACGGCCGTCGATGTGGACACGCGCTCGGACGTCTACTCCCTCGGCGCGATCCTCTACGAACTCCTCTCCGGCCACACCCCCCTCGACAGCGCCGCCCTCCGGTCCGCCGGCTACCGCGAGGCCCAGCGCCTGATCGAGGAGCAGCAGCCCGCCCGCCCCAGCGAGCGCGTCACCCGTGCCGCCACCGTCGCCCCCGGCGCCACCCTCCCCGGCGACAGCCAGGCCCTCTCCCGCTCGCTCCGCGGCGACCTGGACTGGATCGTCATGAAGTGCCTTGAGAAGGAGCGATCCCGCCGCTACGACTCCGCCAGCGCCCTCGCCCGCGACCTGGAACGCTTCCTCCGCAACGAGCCCGTCGAGGCCGGCCCACCCAGCGCGGCATACCGCGCCTCCAAGTTCATCCGCCGCCACCGCGCCGCCGTCGCCACGGCGCTGATCGTCGCGGGCGCCGTGCTCGCCGCGGTCGCGGGCACGTCGTGGGGCCTTGCCTGGGCCCTGCGTGAACGCGAACGCGCGGAGACGCAGGCTGCCGCGGCGGAAAAAGCCCGCGACGAGGCCGAGGCCGTCACCGCCTTCCTCTCGAACATGCTCGATTCGGTCGACCCCGCGCAGCACGGCAAGGACGTCCGCGTCCGCGAGGTGCTCGACAAGGCCTCCCTGACGATCGGCACGGAAATGGCGGACCGGCCCCTGGTCGAGTCCCGCCTGCGCCAGACCATCGGGAACTCCTACCGCTCCCTGGGGATGTACGACCAGGCCGAACTGCACCTCCCTATCGCCGCGGAAATCCGCAAGCGGGAACTCGGCGAGAGCGACCCCGCGACGGTGCAGGTGATCGCGAACGTCGCCGGGCTGCGGCACCAGCAGGGCAACTACGCCGAGGCCGAGGCCGTCAGCCTGCGGGCCCTCGACGCCCTCAAGCGCGCCGGCCGCGAGAACGACCCCGTCGCCCTGGGCCTGATGAACAACCTCGCCCAGACCTACTCAAGACAGGGGCGGCTCGCGGAGGCGATGGAACTCCAGCAGCGGACGGCCCAGTTGTACGAGGAGACCCGTGGCCCCGACCACGCGGACACCCTCGGCGCCATGGTGAACCTGGCGCTGCTGCACGAATCGCTGGGCCAATCCGCCCGGGCCGAGGCCGTCTTGCTCAAGGCAGTCGAGGGCTGGACCCGCGCCTTTGGCCCCAGCCACCCGGGAACACTGCTGGCGCAGAACAACCTGGGCACGCTGTACATGGCGACCCGCCGCCCGGACAAGGCCGAGCCGCTGCTGCGCCTCGTCGTACGCGAACGCGCCCGCGTCCTGGGTGAGGAGCACCCGGACACCGCCAGGGCGATGATCAACCTCGGCCTCGCGCTCTGGCGGCTGAGCCGCGTCGACGAATCCGCGCGGGTGTACGAGCAGGCGTGGGACGCCGCGGCCAAGTCCCTCGGCGAGACGCACGAGGACACGCTGACGGTCGCGCTCAACCTGATGTCCGCCTACGAGACCCAGGGGTGGCCCGCCTCGACCGCCGCCCGCTCCGCCCGGCTGGTGGCGGCGCTCAAGGCGGTGATCAAGCGTCCGGACGCAACCCCGGCGCAGTTCAACAGCTGCGCATGGATCCTGCTCACCGTCCAACCCGAGTCGCTCCGCGACCCCGCGGCCGCGCTGCATGCCTCAAAGCGGGCCTGCGACGGCGAGCGGGCCGCGGGCGGGCCCGACCTCTGGCAGTACCTGGACACGCGCGCCCTGGCCCAGTCGCGAACGGGCGACCACGCCGGCGCCGCGACGACGCAGCGTGAAGCCATCAGCCTCATCCCCGAGCAGGGGGAGGCGTACCGGGCCGAGATGCAGGAACGTCTGGAGCAGTTCGAGGCCGCGGCTGGCAAGCGGGACTAG
- a CDS encoding alpha/beta hydrolase fold domain-containing protein, with the protein MPLVLDPPTRAFLEALAALPPIEQVSVDYARAGTRLGQAGGARAPAEIADRVIPAGPHGELKIRVIRPVGAVGPLPGVVYFHGGGWVVGDAESYDRFAREIAVGSGAAVVFVDYKRAPEARFPAIHEEAYAAVEWVRDNGAEIGVRGDRLALAGDSAGGNIAASVARLCGIRAGPRLLLQVLLCPNTSASFDFPSHREFAKGPFVTRAAMDWFLDHYQPDVSARADPILSPLESPLADLRGLAPALVVTAEYDALRDEGEAYARRLVEAGVPVTATRYLSTIHTFMVENQLAGTTPSRAATEQICSALRAALADDHGAQTATAPRHAPLGFMASDAEFLREFESQRWPLERWRHRDHVRLAYLCLRAGTFAAAADRVRSGIKAHNAAHGVPDGPVSGYHETMTIAWLRLVEVALAEYGPEATADAFCDAHPELMEKKSLRLFYSRDLFMSEQAKREFVEPDLAPLPVARALRRAAQHDSREGAR; encoded by the coding sequence ATGCCCTTGGTGCTTGATCCTCCCACCCGAGCCTTCCTTGAGGCTCTCGCGGCGCTTCCACCCATCGAGCAAGTCTCTGTGGATTATGCCCGTGCCGGAACCCGCCTGGGGCAGGCGGGTGGGGCGCGTGCGCCGGCCGAGATCGCCGATCGCGTCATCCCTGCCGGGCCGCACGGAGAGTTGAAGATCCGCGTCATCCGTCCGGTTGGCGCCGTTGGGCCGCTGCCGGGCGTGGTGTATTTCCATGGCGGCGGGTGGGTTGTTGGGGATGCGGAGTCGTACGACCGCTTCGCACGGGAGATCGCCGTGGGCTCAGGCGCGGCGGTGGTCTTCGTGGACTACAAGCGGGCGCCCGAGGCTCGCTTCCCCGCGATCCACGAGGAGGCCTACGCCGCCGTGGAATGGGTCCGCGACAACGGGGCAGAGATCGGCGTGCGCGGCGACCGGCTGGCGCTGGCGGGTGACAGCGCCGGCGGGAACATCGCCGCGAGCGTGGCTCGCCTGTGCGGGATCAGGGCCGGGCCGCGGCTGCTCCTTCAGGTTTTGTTGTGCCCGAACACCAGCGCCTCGTTCGACTTTCCTTCGCACCGGGAGTTCGCGAAGGGACCGTTCGTAACTCGCGCGGCGATGGACTGGTTTCTCGACCATTACCAGCCGGATGTGTCCGCGCGGGCGGACCCCATCCTGTCGCCGCTGGAGTCGCCCCTCGCCGACCTGCGCGGCCTTGCGCCGGCGTTGGTGGTCACGGCGGAGTACGACGCGCTCCGCGACGAGGGGGAGGCGTACGCCCGCCGGCTCGTCGAGGCCGGTGTTCCGGTGACAGCGACCCGTTACCTGAGCACCATCCACACGTTCATGGTGGAGAACCAACTGGCCGGCACCACGCCGAGCCGCGCGGCGACGGAGCAGATCTGCTCGGCGTTGCGGGCCGCGCTGGCGGACGATCATGGCGCCCAGACCGCCACAGCGCCACGTCACGCCCCACTCGGATTCATGGCCAGCGATGCCGAGTTCCTGCGCGAGTTTGAGTCCCAGCGGTGGCCGCTGGAGAGGTGGCGACACCGCGACCACGTGCGGCTGGCGTATCTCTGCCTCCGCGCGGGAACGTTTGCGGCCGCCGCGGACCGGGTCCGATCAGGGATCAAGGCTCACAACGCGGCGCACGGCGTACCGGATGGGCCGGTATCGGGGTACCACGAGACGATGACGATCGCGTGGCTGCGGCTCGTCGAGGTGGCGTTGGCGGAGTACGGCCCCGAGGCCACCGCCGATGCGTTCTGCGACGCCCATCCGGAGCTGATGGAAAAGAAGTCCCTGCGGCTGTTCTATTCGCGGGACCTGTTCATGTCCGAGCAGGCCAAGCGGGAGTTCGTCGAGCCCGACCTGGCGCCGCTGCCCGTAGCGAGGGCCCTGAGGCGTGCTGCGCAGCACGATTCACGCGAGGGCGCCCGGTAG
- a CDS encoding OsmC family protein, which translates to MKRTASAQWSGDLKSGSGTLSAPGGVLKSTPYSFSSRFESGAGTNPEELIAAAHAGCFTMALAHALSGTGFTPTKLATTANLSLDQVGGGWAITAIHLDLTASIPKIDQAKFQAIASEAKANCPVSKVLNTKISLDAKLEG; encoded by the coding sequence ATGAAGCGCACCGCTTCCGCACAGTGGTCGGGCGACCTCAAGTCGGGATCCGGCACCCTCTCCGCCCCGGGCGGGGTCCTCAAGTCGACGCCGTATTCGTTCTCGAGCCGGTTCGAGTCGGGCGCGGGCACGAACCCGGAGGAGTTGATCGCCGCCGCGCACGCGGGGTGCTTCACGATGGCGCTGGCCCATGCGCTGTCGGGCACCGGCTTCACGCCGACGAAGCTCGCCACCACGGCGAACCTGTCGCTGGACCAGGTGGGCGGCGGGTGGGCGATCACGGCGATCCACCTCGACCTGACGGCCTCGATTCCGAAGATCGACCAGGCGAAGTTCCAGGCGATCGCGAGCGAGGCGAAGGCGAACTGCCCGGTCTCGAAGGTGCTGAACACCAAGATCTCGCTGGACGCGAAACTCGAGGGCTGA
- a CDS encoding TetR/AcrR family transcriptional regulator: MKPKSVSELFGNPPPPQTGRDRLVAAGIDLFYRHGFQAIGLDRVIEHAGVTKTTFYKHFEGKDDFVLACVETRDAWEKQAWDRAVRLLAGDDPRAQLVAFFDVLDTWFNDAEFRGCMFINAAAEFSDPRDPIHRAAAEHKRKSRDHFRELATRAGATDPDTFADQFTILVEGTLVLRQVHDRDDAARMVRPTVLDLIGRHMPRMQQAGAGA, from the coding sequence ATGAAGCCCAAGTCGGTCAGTGAACTCTTCGGGAACCCGCCCCCGCCGCAGACCGGGCGCGACCGTCTCGTCGCCGCCGGCATCGACCTGTTCTACCGCCACGGCTTCCAGGCCATCGGCCTGGACCGGGTCATCGAGCACGCCGGCGTGACGAAGACGACGTTCTACAAGCACTTCGAAGGGAAGGACGACTTCGTTCTCGCCTGCGTCGAGACCCGCGACGCCTGGGAGAAGCAGGCGTGGGACCGGGCCGTCCGGCTGCTCGCCGGCGATGATCCGCGGGCCCAGCTGGTCGCGTTCTTCGATGTGCTCGACACCTGGTTCAACGACGCCGAGTTCCGCGGCTGCATGTTCATCAATGCCGCGGCGGAGTTCTCCGATCCCCGCGATCCCATCCACCGCGCCGCCGCCGAACACAAGCGCAAGAGCCGGGACCACTTCCGCGAACTCGCCACGCGGGCCGGAGCCACGGACCCCGATACGTTCGCCGATCAGTTCACCATCCTGGTCGAGGGGACGCTGGTGCTCCGCCAGGTCCACGATCGCGACGATGCGGCCCGCATGGTGCGGCCAACCGTGCTCGACCTGATCGGGCGGCACATGCCGCGGATGCAGCAGGCCGGCGCCGGGGCCTGA
- a CDS encoding helix-turn-helix domain-containing protein, whose translation MTSETAGGAVEAGGAAPAVGRMLRARRVELGLTLQRVADLAECSKAYLSAIETGRRGAPPSEDMLGRIERALGLEAGRLVEAARWQETPAQIRLEVERLQSRERAARQLAEVLRAMGGAGTLDAAFRSGDLKRLIARATPDPAGGGGGGVGELAPLGVARSADVPLINSVAAGYPAEFTDLGYPARVADEYVRTPDVDDPDAFAARVVGDSMEPEYREGDIVVFSPARVVRAGMDCFARLDGAGDQPTTFKRVYFETSGAGREMIRLQPLNPAYPPAVFERERVAGLYAAVSVTRSLR comes from the coding sequence GTGACCTCGGAAACCGCGGGCGGAGCCGTGGAAGCGGGTGGGGCTGCGCCCGCGGTGGGGCGGATGCTCCGGGCGCGGCGGGTGGAACTGGGGCTGACCCTGCAGCGAGTGGCGGACCTGGCGGAGTGCTCGAAGGCGTACCTGTCGGCGATCGAGACGGGCCGGCGGGGGGCGCCGCCGAGTGAAGACATGCTGGGCCGGATCGAGCGGGCGCTCGGGCTCGAGGCGGGGCGGCTGGTGGAGGCGGCGCGGTGGCAAGAGACGCCGGCGCAGATCCGCCTGGAGGTTGAGCGGTTGCAGTCGCGCGAGCGGGCGGCGAGGCAGTTGGCCGAGGTGCTGCGGGCCATGGGGGGAGCGGGAACGCTGGATGCGGCGTTCCGGTCGGGGGACCTGAAACGACTGATCGCCCGGGCCACGCCGGACCCGGCGGGTGGAGGGGGTGGGGGGGTTGGGGAGTTGGCGCCGCTGGGTGTGGCGCGATCGGCGGATGTGCCGCTGATCAACTCGGTGGCCGCGGGCTACCCGGCGGAGTTCACGGATCTGGGGTACCCCGCACGGGTGGCGGACGAGTATGTGCGCACGCCGGATGTCGACGATCCGGATGCGTTCGCGGCGAGGGTGGTGGGGGACTCGATGGAGCCGGAGTATCGGGAGGGGGACATCGTGGTCTTCTCGCCGGCGCGGGTGGTGCGGGCGGGGATGGACTGCTTCGCGAGGCTCGACGGGGCGGGTGACCAGCCGACCACGTTCAAGCGGGTGTACTTCGAGACCTCCGGCGCGGGGCGCGAGATGATCCGCCTGCAGCCGCTGAACCCGGCGTATCCGCCGGCGGTGTTCGAGCGAGAGCGGGTCGCGGGGCTGTACGCGGCGGTGAGCGTGACGCGATCGCTGCGGTGA
- a CDS encoding metallophosphoesterase: MSPSGIRTGRATGEAATAFRRPIAPWPIERYEIPHPALPPALDGLTVLHLSDLHARSHPHARLPFTFGSLLAAMCTVTVDVVALTGDFMHAPGHERGAIKALELIAGVLAERPARIGAYGVFGNHDTPGLIREAVRIAGITWLAKADRPHQPRIVDEPSNGLRVIGLNWPEDTAGLGLQLQEGPARPGVFPLTLAHMPTTIVSAAQLGLPLILAGHTHAGQVRLHARHAPYTSSDLPPDKASGVLRLRETLCCISRGLGDSVFPGLRFNCRHHAPLYTLRSAPLPALGFGADPRYISQVIPW; the protein is encoded by the coding sequence ATGAGTCCATCCGGCATCAGGACAGGGCGGGCAACGGGCGAGGCGGCGACCGCCTTCCGCCGGCCGATCGCCCCCTGGCCGATCGAGCGGTACGAGATCCCCCACCCGGCCCTGCCGCCCGCCCTGGACGGGCTCACCGTGCTGCACCTCTCCGACCTGCACGCCCGGAGCCACCCGCACGCGAGGCTGCCGTTCACCTTCGGATCCCTGCTGGCGGCGATGTGCACGGTCACGGTCGACGTCGTCGCGCTGACCGGCGACTTCATGCACGCGCCGGGCCACGAGCGGGGCGCGATCAAGGCGCTGGAGCTCATCGCGGGGGTGCTGGCGGAGCGGCCGGCGCGGATCGGGGCGTACGGCGTGTTCGGCAACCACGACACCCCGGGGCTGATCCGCGAGGCGGTGCGGATCGCGGGGATCACATGGCTGGCGAAGGCGGACCGGCCGCACCAGCCGCGGATCGTGGATGAGCCGAGCAACGGCCTGCGCGTGATCGGGCTGAACTGGCCGGAGGACACGGCCGGACTCGGGCTCCAACTCCAGGAGGGGCCGGCGCGGCCGGGGGTGTTCCCGCTCACGCTCGCGCACATGCCGACGACGATCGTCAGCGCGGCGCAGCTCGGACTGCCGCTGATCCTCGCCGGGCACACGCACGCCGGACAGGTAAGGCTGCACGCGCGGCACGCGCCCTACACCTCGTCGGACCTGCCGCCGGACAAGGCGTCGGGGGTGCTGCGGCTGCGGGAGACGCTCTGCTGCATCTCGCGCGGGCTGGGGGACTCGGTCTTCCCCGGGCTGCGGTTCAACTGTCGGCACCACGCGCCGCTGTACACGCTGCGGTCGGCGCCGCTGCCGGCGCTGGGCTTCGGCGCGGACCCGCGGTACATCTCGCAGGTCATTCCGTGGTAG
- a CDS encoding GNAT family N-acetyltransferase, with translation MDTSAPSERTLRAAAIMGLGARFNDIGLKPRAGADRLAERLLSLLAGEGSAEAPRIIHITGPSGAGKSLTLDRVTRELGDRAVVCAVPVAAPHTRVIDLFASPVEHALRLLAAAGMGEAWASARRFAELSAGERARVALGVSMEQVGRLRQHRTGRLALIVDELGSALDGPTGISVAASLRRWALREGAIDIIAAGVRRDVGPAIGADWVATMDLGGVFRLQPGRALAIPADPGEITISPGSACDFRALAMFHYRAGPPRGVVRVLTARARSGRTVGVLTVSMPVLNATWREQAWPGWLAPLDRRARAVAINDSLRVISRVIVHPAYRGRGIARRLVRTYLDHPLTPRTESLAAMGCACPFFRAAGMRELDPGESRRDRSLRHTLAAVGIEPWRLSDAGAIDAGQLDHPSVERALRAWARDSRATSRHAAADPRSLLRLAGESLERGMRVYVSG, from the coding sequence ATGGACACATCAGCACCATCGGAGCGGACGCTGCGCGCGGCGGCGATCATGGGCCTCGGCGCTCGCTTCAACGACATCGGGCTCAAGCCGCGCGCCGGCGCCGACCGTCTCGCAGAGCGCCTCCTCTCCCTCCTCGCGGGGGAGGGTTCTGCCGAGGCGCCGCGCATCATCCACATCACCGGTCCAAGCGGCGCCGGCAAGTCGCTGACCCTCGACCGCGTCACCCGCGAACTGGGTGATCGGGCCGTGGTCTGCGCCGTACCGGTCGCTGCCCCGCACACCCGCGTGATCGATCTCTTCGCCTCACCTGTCGAGCATGCCCTGCGGCTCCTCGCGGCCGCGGGCATGGGCGAGGCCTGGGCCAGCGCCCGGCGATTCGCTGAACTCTCCGCCGGGGAGCGCGCCCGCGTCGCCCTGGGTGTGTCCATGGAGCAAGTCGGCCGTCTCCGCCAACACCGCACCGGCCGGCTCGCACTCATCGTCGACGAACTCGGCTCGGCCCTCGACGGCCCGACCGGCATCTCGGTCGCCGCGTCGCTGCGCCGGTGGGCGCTCCGGGAGGGTGCGATCGACATCATCGCGGCGGGCGTGCGACGGGATGTGGGGCCGGCCATCGGCGCGGACTGGGTTGCCACGATGGATCTGGGCGGAGTGTTCCGCCTCCAACCGGGGCGCGCCCTCGCGATCCCTGCCGACCCGGGCGAGATCACCATCTCGCCGGGCTCCGCGTGCGACTTCCGCGCCCTGGCGATGTTCCACTACCGCGCCGGGCCGCCGCGGGGCGTTGTCCGTGTGCTGACGGCCCGCGCCCGCTCCGGCCGAACCGTCGGCGTCCTCACCGTCTCGATGCCGGTCCTCAACGCGACGTGGCGCGAACAGGCATGGCCCGGATGGCTCGCGCCGCTGGACCGCCGCGCCCGCGCCGTGGCCATCAACGACTCGCTCCGCGTGATCTCCCGCGTCATCGTCCATCCCGCCTACCGCGGGCGCGGCATCGCGCGACGGCTCGTCCGGACCTACCTCGACCACCCGCTCACGCCCCGCACCGAGTCGCTCGCGGCGATGGGCTGCGCGTGCCCCTTCTTCCGCGCCGCGGGCATGCGCGAACTGGACCCGGGTGAGTCACGCCGGGACCGGTCGCTGCGACACACGCTCGCGGCGGTGGGAATCGAGCCATGGCGGCTCTCCGACGCCGGCGCGATCGATGCCGGCCAACTCGACCACCCCAGCGTGGAGCGGGCGCTCCGCGCCTGGGCCCGCGACTCGCGCGCGACCTCGCGCCACGCCGCGGCGGACCCGCGCTCACTTCTCCGCCTGGCAGGCGAATCACTGGAACGGGGCATGAGGGTCTACGTCAGCGGCTGA
- a CDS encoding biotin transporter BioY — MIPTDPNTATAASPAATILSTPAARRLGAVLFFAVLTAAAAQVAIPVPGSPVPITLQTLAVVLCGLALGPRLGAASMGVYLLAGLAGLPVFADLSGGAQVFAGATVGYLLGFAAAPMVMGAVIGSAPRAGTGRIALGVVAAHATIHLLGLAGLVAVAGMSLADAAAMMVWPYAVGDVLKAALAIAVGARLIAWRQRLN, encoded by the coding sequence ATGATCCCCACCGACCCCAACACCGCGACCGCCGCATCACCAGCAGCAACGATCCTCTCCACCCCGGCCGCCCGGCGCCTCGGCGCGGTCCTCTTCTTCGCGGTCCTCACCGCCGCGGCGGCGCAGGTCGCGATCCCCGTCCCCGGCTCGCCGGTTCCCATCACACTCCAGACGCTCGCCGTGGTGCTCTGCGGCCTCGCGCTTGGTCCGCGCCTCGGAGCGGCCTCGATGGGGGTGTACCTCCTTGCGGGTCTGGCGGGGCTGCCCGTCTTTGCCGACCTTTCGGGCGGAGCGCAGGTCTTCGCCGGCGCCACGGTGGGCTACCTGCTCGGGTTCGCCGCGGCGCCGATGGTCATGGGCGCGGTCATCGGTTCGGCGCCCCGCGCCGGCACGGGCCGGATCGCGCTGGGCGTTGTCGCGGCCCACGCCACGATCCACCTGCTCGGCCTCGCGGGCCTCGTGGCCGTCGCCGGGATGAGCCTCGCGGACGCCGCCGCGATGATGGTCTGGCCCTACGCCGTCGGTGATGTTCTCAAGGCCGCGCTCGCGATCGCCGTTGGCGCCCGGCTCATCGCCTGGCGCCAGCGACTGAACTGA
- a CDS encoding DinB family protein — MATIMQVQRAFEYESWANALVNQSLRSAKSSLESGPGGAASEAPSLVKAVQIWAHTQLARRLWLSRLGRAEAPSFDQGWFPVWSLGATIKECEALDAMWAAGVGALDEAGLDTVAAYTTTEGHPASSSVRDILAHVVNHSTYHRGQIARLVAECGGTVAATDFILFARSNPPPGVARS; from the coding sequence ATGGCGACCATCATGCAGGTCCAGCGGGCCTTCGAGTACGAGTCGTGGGCCAACGCGCTGGTGAACCAGTCGCTGAGGTCGGCGAAGTCGTCGCTGGAATCCGGGCCCGGAGGGGCGGCATCGGAAGCGCCTTCGCTGGTCAAGGCGGTGCAGATCTGGGCGCACACGCAGTTGGCGCGCCGGCTGTGGCTGTCGCGTCTGGGCCGGGCGGAGGCCCCGAGTTTCGACCAGGGGTGGTTCCCGGTGTGGAGCCTGGGGGCGACGATCAAGGAATGCGAAGCGCTGGACGCCATGTGGGCAGCCGGTGTGGGGGCGCTGGATGAGGCGGGGCTCGACACGGTGGCGGCCTATACCACGACCGAGGGGCACCCGGCATCGTCGAGCGTGCGGGACATCCTGGCGCACGTGGTGAACCACTCGACCTACCACCGGGGCCAGATCGCGCGGCTGGTGGCCGAGTGCGGCGGCACGGTCGCCGCGACCGACTTCATCCTGTTCGCGAGGTCGAACCCTCCGCCGGGAGTGGCGCGGTCATGA
- a CDS encoding pyridoxine 5'-phosphate synthase produces MPLLGVNIDHVATIRQARRGDEPDPVRAAHEAEMGGADIITVHLREDRRHINDGDVERLAAMLGVRLNLEMAATEEMTEIALRLRALGRGPHECALVPEGRDEITTEGGLDVARNAAAIGRVVARLSEAGIRCSAFIDADPAQIDAAKRAGFAMCEVHTGPYARAFAAAGGDAADAGLTRAIEQVADAGRRIRAAGMRFNAGHGLNYQNVRAVASLVGIEELHIGHSIVSRAVYTGLREAVVQMKAAMAGV; encoded by the coding sequence ATGCCCCTTCTCGGCGTCAATATCGATCATGTGGCCACCATCCGCCAGGCCCGGCGCGGGGACGAACCGGACCCGGTCCGAGCCGCCCACGAGGCGGAGATGGGCGGGGCGGACATCATTACGGTTCACCTGCGGGAGGACCGGCGGCACATCAACGACGGCGACGTGGAACGTCTGGCGGCGATGCTGGGGGTGCGGCTGAACCTGGAGATGGCCGCGACGGAGGAGATGACCGAGATCGCGCTGCGGCTCAGGGCGCTGGGGCGCGGGCCGCACGAGTGCGCGCTGGTCCCCGAGGGGCGGGACGAGATCACGACCGAGGGGGGCCTGGATGTCGCGCGCAACGCGGCGGCGATCGGCCGGGTGGTCGCGAGGCTGAGCGAGGCGGGGATCCGCTGCTCGGCGTTCATCGATGCGGATCCGGCGCAGATCGACGCGGCGAAGCGGGCGGGGTTCGCAATGTGCGAGGTCCACACGGGGCCGTACGCGCGGGCGTTCGCCGCGGCGGGCGGCGACGCGGCCGATGCGGGGCTGACGCGGGCGATCGAGCAGGTCGCCGATGCGGGGCGGCGGATCCGCGCGGCGGGGATGCGGTTCAACGCGGGGCACGGGCTGAACTACCAGAATGTTCGGGCGGTGGCCTCGCTGGTGGGGATCGAGGAGCTGCACATCGGGCATTCGATCGTCAGCCGGGCGGTGTACACGGGGTTGCGCGAGGCTGTGGTGCAGATGAAGGCGGCGATGGCCGGCGTTTAG